From a region of the Malania oleifera isolate guangnan ecotype guangnan chromosome 12, ASM2987363v1, whole genome shotgun sequence genome:
- the LOC131144982 gene encoding uncharacterized protein LOC131144982, with amino-acid sequence MGFQKENLDLVLVPSGLLIMFSYHLILLYRYLNLPHTTVIGYENNDKRAWVERIMQLDNKDIGIALQVISSNISAATFLSSVSLTMSSLIGAWTGSSSGAIFQSNLIYGDRRPSTISIKYISLLICFLLAFSFFVQSTRCFVHANYLISTPDTDIPERNVEVAVIRGGEFWSLGLRSLYFATNLLLWFFGPIPMFASSVIMVVLFHHLDSNSTPLHRYGSSRSQAVKRVGDRPAAGAATAEVRGGS; translated from the coding sequence ATGGGTTTTCAAAAAGAGAACCTTGATCTGGTTTTAGTCCCAAGTGGGTTGCTGATCATGTTTTCCTACCATCTTATCCTCCTCTACAGATACCTCAATCTTCCTCACACCACCGTCATCGGCTACGAGAACAATGACAAGAGAGCTTGGGTGGAGAGAATCATGCAGCTCGACAACAAGGACATAGGAATTGCTCTGCAAGTCATTTCGTCGAACATCTCGGCGGCAACTTTCTTATCCTCTGTTTCCTTAACTATGAGCTCTCTGATCGGCGCCTGGACCGGCAGCTCCTCCGGCGCGATTTTTCAGAGCAATTTGATCTACGGTGACCGGAGACCCTCCACAATTTCTATAAAATACATAAGCCTTCTCATCTGTTTTCTCCTCGCCTTCTCATTTTTTGTGCAATCCACGAGGTGCTTCGTGCACGCAAATTACCTGATAAGCACGCCGGATACGGATATTCCAGAGAGAAATGTGGAGGTGGCGGTGATAAGGGGGGGTGAGTTTTGGTCGCTCGGACTTAGATCGCTTTATTTTGCGACTAATTTGCTACTGTGGTTTTTTGGCCCGATACCCATGTTTGCTTCGTCGGTGATAATGGTGGTGCTCTTCCATCACCTTGACTCCAATTCGACACCGCTGCACCGGTATGGGTCTTCCCGGAGCCAAGCAGTGAAAAGGGTTGGCGACCGGCCGGCTGCCGGAGCAGCTACCGCCGAGGTACGCGGTGGCAGTTAA
- the LOC131144983 gene encoding uncharacterized protein LOC131144983 isoform X3 produces the protein MGFQKEYLDLVLVPSGLLIMFSYHLILLYRYLNLPHTTVIGYENNDKRAWVERIMQPDNKDIGIALQVISSNISAATFLSSVSLTLSSLIGAWTGNSSGPIFQSNLIYGDRRPSTIFIKYISLLTCFLLAFSFFMQSTRCFVHANYLISTPHTDIPERNVEVAVIRGGEFWSLGLRSLYFATNLLLWFFGPIPMFASSVIMVVLLHHLDSNSTPLHRYGSSRSQAVKRVGDRPAAGAATAEVRGGRSP, from the coding sequence ATGGGTTTTCAAAAAGAGTACCTTGATCTGGTTTTAGTCCCAAGTGGGTTGCTGATCATGTTTTCCTACCATCTAATCCTCCTCTACAGATACCTCAATCTTCCTCACACCACTGTCATCGGCTACGAGAACAATGACAAGAGAGCTTGGGTGGAGAGAATCATGCAGCCCGACAACAAGGACATAGGAATTGCTCTGCAAGTCATTTCGTCGAACATCTCGGCGGCTACTTTCTTATCCTCTGTTTCCTTAACTCTGAGCTCTCTGATCGGCGCCTGGACCGGCAACTCCTCTGGCCCGATTTTTCAGAGCAATTTGATCTACGGTGACCGGAGACCCTCCACAATTTTTATAAAGTACATAAGCCTTCTCACCTGTTTTCTCCTCGCCTTCTCATTTTTTATGCAATCCACGAGGTGCTTCGTGCACGCAAATTACCTGATAAGCACGCCGCATACGGATATTCCAGAGAGAAATGTGGAGGTGGCGGTGATAAGGGGGGGTGAGTTTTGGTCGCTCGGACTTAGATCGCTTTATTTTGCGACTAATTTGCTACTGTGGTTTTTTGGCCCGATACCCATGTTTGCTTCGTCGGTGATAATGGTGGTGCTCCTCCATCACCTTGACTCCAATTCGACGCCGCTGCACCGGTATGGGTCTTCCCGGAGCCAAGCAGTGAAAAGGGTCGGCGACCGGCCGGCTGCCGGAGCAGCTACCGCCGAGGTACGCGGTGGCAG
- the LOC131144983 gene encoding uncharacterized protein LOC131144983 isoform X2, whose amino-acid sequence MGFQKEYLDLVLVPSGLLIMFSYHLILLYRYLNLPHTTVIGYENNDKRAWVERIMQPDNKDIGIALQVISSNISAATFLSSVSLTLSSLIGAWTGNSSGPIFQSNLIYGDRRPSTIFIKYISLLTCFLLAFSFFMQSTRCFVHANYLISTPHTDIPERNVEVAVIRGGEFWSLGLRSLYFATNLLLWFFGPIPMFASSVIMVVLLHHLDSNSTPLHRYGSSRSQAVKRVGDRPAAGAATAEVRGGRKPRSRW is encoded by the exons ATGGGTTTTCAAAAAGAGTACCTTGATCTGGTTTTAGTCCCAAGTGGGTTGCTGATCATGTTTTCCTACCATCTAATCCTCCTCTACAGATACCTCAATCTTCCTCACACCACTGTCATCGGCTACGAGAACAATGACAAGAGAGCTTGGGTGGAGAGAATCATGCAGCCCGACAACAAGGACATAGGAATTGCTCTGCAAGTCATTTCGTCGAACATCTCGGCGGCTACTTTCTTATCCTCTGTTTCCTTAACTCTGAGCTCTCTGATCGGCGCCTGGACCGGCAACTCCTCTGGCCCGATTTTTCAGAGCAATTTGATCTACGGTGACCGGAGACCCTCCACAATTTTTATAAAGTACATAAGCCTTCTCACCTGTTTTCTCCTCGCCTTCTCATTTTTTATGCAATCCACGAGGTGCTTCGTGCACGCAAATTACCTGATAAGCACGCCGCATACGGATATTCCAGAGAGAAATGTGGAGGTGGCGGTGATAAGGGGGGGTGAGTTTTGGTCGCTCGGACTTAGATCGCTTTATTTTGCGACTAATTTGCTACTGTGGTTTTTTGGCCCGATACCCATGTTTGCTTCGTCGGTGATAATGGTGGTGCTCCTCCATCACCTTGACTCCAATTCGACGCCGCTGCACCGGTATGGGTCTTCCCGGAGCCAAGCAGTGAAAAGGGTCGGCGACCGGCCGGCTGCCGGAGCAGCTACCGCCGAGGTACGCGGTGGCAG gaaaccaagatCGAGGTGGTGA
- the LOC131144983 gene encoding uncharacterized protein LOC131144983 isoform X1, translated as MGFQKEYLDLVLVPSGLLIMFSYHLILLYRYLNLPHTTVIGYENNDKRAWVERIMQPDNKDIGIALQVISSNISAATFLSSVSLTLSSLIGAWTGNSSGPIFQSNLIYGDRRPSTIFIKYISLLTCFLLAFSFFMQSTRCFVHANYLISTPHTDIPERNVEVAVIRGGEFWSLGLRSLYFATNLLLWFFGPIPMFASSVIMVVLLHHLDSNSTPLHRYGSSRSQAVKRVGDRPAAGAATAEVRGGRVVRPVGGTYHWLAYQDKSLYSESQIGLINPN; from the exons ATGGGTTTTCAAAAAGAGTACCTTGATCTGGTTTTAGTCCCAAGTGGGTTGCTGATCATGTTTTCCTACCATCTAATCCTCCTCTACAGATACCTCAATCTTCCTCACACCACTGTCATCGGCTACGAGAACAATGACAAGAGAGCTTGGGTGGAGAGAATCATGCAGCCCGACAACAAGGACATAGGAATTGCTCTGCAAGTCATTTCGTCGAACATCTCGGCGGCTACTTTCTTATCCTCTGTTTCCTTAACTCTGAGCTCTCTGATCGGCGCCTGGACCGGCAACTCCTCTGGCCCGATTTTTCAGAGCAATTTGATCTACGGTGACCGGAGACCCTCCACAATTTTTATAAAGTACATAAGCCTTCTCACCTGTTTTCTCCTCGCCTTCTCATTTTTTATGCAATCCACGAGGTGCTTCGTGCACGCAAATTACCTGATAAGCACGCCGCATACGGATATTCCAGAGAGAAATGTGGAGGTGGCGGTGATAAGGGGGGGTGAGTTTTGGTCGCTCGGACTTAGATCGCTTTATTTTGCGACTAATTTGCTACTGTGGTTTTTTGGCCCGATACCCATGTTTGCTTCGTCGGTGATAATGGTGGTGCTCCTCCATCACCTTGACTCCAATTCGACGCCGCTGCACCGGTATGGGTCTTCCCGGAGCCAAGCAGTGAAAAGGGTCGGCGACCGGCCGGCTGCCGGAGCAGCTACCGCCGAGGTACGCGGTGGCAG ggttgtgcggcccgtaggcgggacctatcattggctggcctaccaggataagtcgctatactccgaaagtcagattGGCCTCATTAACCCTAACTGA